The Trinickia acidisoli genome includes a window with the following:
- a CDS encoding type IV pilin protein: MTTSKKRRTSVGGSDLPVAPGIAATTDVIPEDIPEESRIGGFSMLELVIALAMAAVLAAYAVPAYVTYTARGHRVDAVIALHRAAQYVSAGAFAVAPVPALALPPGLDRIPATGRAVYRLDVLPVGDAGGGYELRAVPLNNGPMRGDACGTFVLDGLGVRSNLGSEVDSAGVDACWSGRAA; encoded by the coding sequence ATGACTACTTCGAAGAAGCGACGAACTAGCGTCGGCGGATCCGACTTGCCGGTCGCACCGGGCATCGCCGCTACGACGGACGTCATCCCCGAAGACATCCCCGAAGAAAGTCGCATCGGCGGCTTTTCGATGCTCGAACTGGTTATCGCGCTCGCGATGGCGGCCGTGCTGGCTGCCTATGCGGTGCCGGCTTACGTCACCTATACGGCCCGGGGCCATCGAGTCGACGCGGTGATCGCGCTGCATCGTGCCGCGCAATACGTGTCCGCCGGAGCATTCGCCGTGGCGCCCGTGCCGGCGCTCGCTTTGCCGCCCGGTCTCGACCGGATACCCGCGACAGGGCGCGCCGTCTATCGGCTGGACGTGTTGCCGGTCGGGGATGCCGGCGGCGGTTACGAACTGCGGGCCGTACCGCTTAACAACGGCCCGATGCGAGGCGATGCGTGCGGCACCTTCGTGCTCGATGGGTTGGGCGTGCGCTCGAATCTAGGTAGTGAGGTCGATAGTGCGGGCGTCGATGCGTGCTGGTCGGGGCGAGCCGCTTAA
- a CDS encoding DUF883 family protein yields MSEVNKERLMSDIRTVLADAEDLLKQAANATGERATELRETALGRLKQAKDKAADVQVVVVEKGKKAVRATDDYVHERPWTAIGIAAGVGVLVGLLINRK; encoded by the coding sequence ATGTCGGAAGTCAACAAGGAGAGATTGATGTCGGATATCAGAACCGTCCTCGCAGACGCCGAGGATCTGTTGAAGCAAGCCGCGAACGCAACAGGCGAGCGCGCCACCGAACTGCGCGAAACGGCGCTCGGCCGCCTCAAGCAAGCGAAGGACAAAGCGGCGGACGTGCAGGTCGTCGTGGTGGAGAAAGGCAAGAAGGCCGTGCGCGCTACCGATGACTACGTGCACGAGCGCCCCTGGACGGCGATCGGCATCGCGGCCGGCGTCGGCGTGCTCGTCGGCCTGCTCATCAACCGCAAGTAA
- the nrdR gene encoding transcriptional regulator NrdR: protein MRCPFCRHEDTQVVDSRVSEDGAAIRRRRRCPACDKRFTTYERVELTLPAVVKKDGSRSDFDRRKIAASMQLALRKRPVAADAIDAAVARIEYQLLGSGEREVRSERLGELVMNELLQLDKIAYVRFASVYRRFEDVSEFEDVIEEFRRPKQEKATRKR from the coding sequence ATGCGCTGCCCCTTCTGCCGGCACGAAGATACGCAAGTCGTCGACTCTCGCGTATCGGAGGACGGTGCCGCCATTCGGCGGCGCCGTCGCTGCCCAGCCTGCGACAAGCGTTTTACGACGTACGAGCGGGTTGAGTTGACGCTGCCGGCCGTGGTCAAGAAGGACGGCAGCCGCAGCGATTTCGATCGCCGCAAAATCGCCGCGAGCATGCAGCTCGCATTGCGCAAGCGCCCCGTCGCGGCCGATGCGATCGACGCGGCCGTGGCCCGCATCGAGTATCAATTGCTCGGCAGTGGGGAGCGCGAAGTGCGCAGCGAGCGGCTCGGCGAACTCGTGATGAACGAGTTGCTTCAGCTCGACAAGATCGCCTACGTGCGTTTTGCTTCCGTGTACCGGCGCTTCGAAGACGTGTCCGAATTCGAGGACGTGATCGAGGAGTTTCGCCGGCCGAAGCAAGAGAAGGCCACGCGCAAGCGCTAG
- a CDS encoding acyl-CoA dehydrogenase → MADTARFQWDDPLLLDQQLTEDERMVRDAARAYAQDKLLPRVTEAFRHERTDIEIFREMGELGLLGPTIPEAYGGPALSYVGYGLIAREVERVDSGYRSMMSVQSSLVMVPIFEFGSDAQKAKYLPKLATGEWIGCFGLTEPNHGSDPGSMVTRARKVDGGYSLSGSKMWITNSPIADVFVVWAKLEEDGSDTIRGFILEKGWKGLSAPAIHGKVGLRASITGEIVLDEVFVPQENLLPNVSGLRGPFTCLNSARYGIAWGALGAAESCWHTARQYVLDRKQFGRPLAANQLIQKKLADMQTEITLGLQGVLRLGRMKDEGTAAPEITSIMKRNSCGKALDIARLARDMLGGNGISDEFGVARHLVNLEVVNTYEGTHDVHALILGRAQTGIQAFF, encoded by the coding sequence ATGGCCGACACCGCCCGGTTCCAGTGGGACGACCCGCTGCTGCTCGATCAGCAGTTGACCGAAGACGAACGGATGGTGCGCGACGCAGCGCGTGCGTACGCGCAGGACAAGCTGCTGCCGCGCGTCACCGAAGCGTTCCGCCATGAACGCACCGACATCGAGATTTTTCGCGAGATGGGCGAGCTCGGTCTGCTCGGTCCAACGATTCCCGAGGCATACGGCGGGCCGGCGTTGAGCTACGTCGGTTACGGCCTCATCGCACGCGAGGTCGAGCGTGTGGACTCCGGATACCGGTCGATGATGTCGGTCCAATCGTCGCTCGTCATGGTGCCCATCTTCGAGTTCGGCTCCGACGCGCAAAAGGCGAAATACCTGCCCAAGCTCGCGACCGGCGAATGGATCGGCTGCTTCGGCTTGACGGAACCGAACCACGGCTCGGATCCGGGCAGCATGGTCACGCGGGCACGCAAGGTCGATGGGGGCTACTCGCTCTCGGGCTCGAAGATGTGGATCACGAATTCGCCGATCGCCGACGTTTTCGTGGTCTGGGCGAAGCTCGAAGAAGACGGCTCGGATACGATCCGCGGCTTCATCCTCGAAAAAGGCTGGAAGGGCTTGAGCGCCCCGGCGATCCACGGCAAGGTGGGCCTGCGCGCGTCGATCACGGGCGAGATCGTGCTCGACGAAGTGTTCGTCCCGCAGGAGAACCTGCTGCCGAACGTGAGCGGCCTGCGCGGCCCGTTCACCTGCTTGAACTCGGCCCGCTACGGCATCGCATGGGGCGCGCTCGGCGCCGCCGAGTCGTGCTGGCACACGGCGCGCCAGTATGTGCTCGACCGCAAGCAGTTCGGCCGCCCGCTCGCGGCCAACCAATTGATTCAAAAGAAGCTGGCCGACATGCAGACCGAGATCACGCTCGGCTTGCAAGGCGTGCTGCGCCTCGGCCGCATGAAGGACGAAGGCACGGCCGCGCCCGAGATCACGTCGATCATGAAGCGCAACTCCTGCGGCAAGGCGCTCGATATCGCCCGGCTCGCGCGCGACATGCTCGGCGGCAACGGCATTTCGGACGAATTCGGCGTCGCGCGTCACCTCGTCAATCTCGAAGTCGTCAATACGTACGAAGGCACGCACGATGTCCACGCGCTGATCCTTGGCCGCGCGCAAACGGGTATCCAAGCGTTCTTCTGA
- the tolA gene encoding cell envelope integrity protein TolA, with translation MNRKQSVYPLQPPRERGTWRAFALALVMHVLLGLFLYHGIHWQNSTPAGAEAELWTDVNPTPTQPPAPAPPVRVQPAPPPVVDQEQADIALQEKKRKEQEAAVRAAQLAEAQRQKALQEQQAQEQAQRQAELAREQAAQQAAQLAAQKAAAQKLKQQQAQAEKLREQQEQQKQAELKKQQEQEQQQLEAQQKVAAEKAAKAKALALQQAKQKQQLEQERRVRLAQLQGMAAQSEGGNGLAKGGSGSGSGGTATSPGYSDKVRRRVKPNIIWGGETAGLETVIVVHCAPDGQLLSASIQKGSGNAQWDQAALNGVNASNPMPLDTNGKAPSSFLITLRPAS, from the coding sequence ATGAATCGCAAGCAGTCCGTCTACCCGCTTCAACCGCCTCGCGAGCGCGGTACGTGGCGAGCGTTCGCCCTCGCACTCGTGATGCACGTGCTGCTCGGGCTCTTCCTCTACCACGGCATCCACTGGCAGAACAGCACGCCGGCCGGCGCCGAGGCCGAGCTTTGGACCGACGTCAATCCGACGCCGACGCAGCCCCCTGCGCCGGCCCCGCCCGTGCGCGTGCAGCCGGCGCCGCCGCCCGTCGTCGACCAAGAACAAGCCGACATCGCACTGCAGGAAAAGAAACGCAAGGAGCAAGAAGCCGCCGTGCGCGCAGCCCAACTCGCTGAAGCGCAACGCCAAAAAGCGCTGCAGGAACAGCAGGCGCAGGAGCAAGCCCAGCGTCAAGCCGAACTCGCCCGTGAACAGGCCGCACAGCAGGCGGCGCAGCTCGCCGCGCAAAAGGCCGCGGCGCAAAAGCTCAAGCAGCAGCAAGCGCAAGCCGAGAAGCTGCGCGAGCAGCAGGAACAGCAAAAGCAGGCGGAACTGAAGAAGCAGCAGGAACAGGAACAGCAGCAGCTCGAAGCCCAGCAAAAGGTCGCGGCGGAAAAGGCCGCGAAAGCGAAGGCGCTGGCCCTGCAGCAAGCCAAGCAGAAGCAGCAGCTCGAACAAGAGCGGCGCGTGCGGCTCGCGCAGCTTCAGGGTATGGCCGCGCAGAGCGAAGGCGGCAACGGGCTCGCGAAAGGCGGCTCGGGCAGCGGCTCGGGCGGTACCGCAACCTCGCCGGGCTATTCCGACAAGGTGCGCAGGCGCGTGAAGCCGAACATCATCTGGGGCGGCGAGACCGCGGGGCTCGAAACGGTCATCGTGGTTCACTGCGCGCCGGACGGCCAGTTGTTGTCGGCCTCGATCCAAAAGGGCAGCGGCAACGCCCAATGGGACCAGGCCGCGCTGAACGGCGTCAATGCGTCCAATCCGATGCCGCTCGACACGAACGGGAAGGCGCCGTCGTCGTTCCTGATCACGCTGCGGCCGGCAAGCTGA
- a CDS encoding pilus assembly PilX family protein, producing the protein MTITRTSARLPSMARNRSEPDRRTAKAIGYARVGAPVRHRGMALPSALMLASAMLTTSAVWLEASIAHRRYAANIYEHLRATQAADGALALCADDLRAGVAPVLPALGDGSARWAKTEAFDHFAAYEPVPLWPGSARAPQCLVEAVSMEDEPAPAPEPGTRAYWITARGFGSVESTQAWRQLTIVREAGSERRVWRRIVTASTGS; encoded by the coding sequence ATGACGATTACACGAACATCGGCCCGGCTGCCGAGCATGGCGCGCAACCGCAGCGAGCCGGACCGGCGCACGGCGAAGGCGATCGGCTATGCGCGCGTGGGCGCTCCCGTTCGGCATCGCGGCATGGCTTTGCCGAGTGCGTTGATGCTTGCGTCGGCGATGCTGACGACATCCGCCGTCTGGCTCGAAGCGTCGATCGCTCATAGGCGCTACGCCGCAAACATCTACGAGCATCTACGCGCGACGCAAGCGGCGGACGGTGCACTCGCACTGTGTGCCGACGACTTGCGAGCGGGTGTGGCTCCGGTACTGCCGGCGCTTGGCGATGGATCGGCGCGGTGGGCGAAGACCGAGGCATTCGATCACTTTGCGGCGTACGAGCCGGTGCCGTTGTGGCCCGGATCGGCACGCGCGCCGCAGTGTCTGGTCGAGGCAGTGTCCATGGAAGACGAACCCGCTCCCGCTCCCGAACCCGGTACGCGCGCGTACTGGATTACCGCGCGTGGGTTCGGCTCGGTCGAATCTACACAAGCGTGGCGCCAACTCACGATCGTGCGCGAGGCGGGCAGCGAGCGTCGCGTATGGCGGCGCATCGTGACGGCCTCGACCGGGAGTTGA
- the glyA gene encoding serine hydroxymethyltransferase, with product MFDRAQSTIANVDPEIWNAIQQENHRQEEHIELIASENYTSPAVMAAQGSQLTNKYAEGYPGKRYYGGCEYVDVVEQLAIDRVKALFGAEAANVQPNSGSQANQGVFFAMLKPGDTIMGMSLAHGGHLTHGSPVNMSGKWFNVVSYGLNEAEDIDYDAAEKLANEHKPKLIVAGASAFSLRIDFERLSKIAKSVGAYLMVDMAHYAGLIAAGVYPNPVPHADFVTTTTHKSLRGPRGGVILMKAEYEKQINSAIFPGIQGGPLMHVIAGKAVAFKEALSPEFKAYQQQVAENARVLAETLVKRGLRIVSGRTESHVMLVDLRAKHITGKAAEAVLGAAHITVNKNAIPNDPEKPFVTSGIRLGSPAMTTRGFGTKEAEQVGNLIADVLDNPEDAATIERVRAQVAELTKRFPVYR from the coding sequence ATGTTTGACAGAGCCCAAAGCACCATCGCCAACGTCGACCCAGAGATCTGGAACGCCATCCAGCAGGAAAATCATCGCCAAGAAGAGCATATCGAGCTCATCGCGTCGGAAAACTACACGTCTCCCGCCGTGATGGCCGCGCAAGGCTCGCAACTGACGAACAAGTACGCCGAAGGCTATCCCGGCAAGCGCTATTACGGCGGCTGCGAATACGTCGACGTGGTCGAGCAGTTGGCCATCGACCGCGTGAAGGCGCTGTTCGGCGCCGAGGCGGCGAACGTGCAGCCGAACTCGGGTTCGCAAGCGAACCAGGGCGTGTTTTTCGCGATGCTCAAGCCCGGCGACACGATCATGGGCATGAGCCTCGCCCACGGCGGTCACCTGACGCACGGCTCGCCCGTGAACATGTCGGGCAAGTGGTTCAACGTGGTCAGCTACGGGCTGAACGAGGCGGAAGACATCGATTACGATGCCGCCGAAAAGCTGGCGAACGAGCACAAGCCGAAGCTGATCGTCGCGGGCGCCTCGGCGTTCTCGCTGCGCATCGATTTCGAGCGTCTGTCCAAAATCGCCAAGTCGGTGGGCGCCTACTTGATGGTCGACATGGCGCACTACGCGGGGTTGATCGCGGCCGGCGTGTACCCGAACCCGGTGCCGCACGCGGATTTCGTCACGACGACAACGCACAAGAGCCTGCGCGGCCCGCGCGGCGGCGTCATCCTGATGAAGGCCGAATACGAGAAGCAAATCAACTCGGCGATCTTCCCGGGCATCCAGGGCGGCCCGCTGATGCACGTGATCGCCGGCAAGGCCGTCGCATTCAAGGAAGCGCTGTCGCCCGAGTTCAAGGCGTACCAGCAGCAAGTGGCGGAAAACGCGCGCGTGCTGGCCGAGACGCTCGTCAAGCGCGGCCTGCGCATCGTGTCGGGCCGCACCGAAAGCCACGTGATGCTCGTGGACCTGCGCGCGAAGCACATCACGGGCAAGGCCGCGGAGGCGGTGCTCGGCGCGGCGCACATCACGGTCAACAAGAATGCGATTCCGAACGATCCGGAAAAGCCGTTCGTGACGAGCGGCATTCGCCTGGGCTCGCCCGCGATGACGACGCGCGGCTTCGGCACCAAGGAAGCCGAGCAAGTGGGCAACCTGATCGCCGACGTGCTCGACAACCCCGAAGACGCCGCGACGATCGAGCGCGTGCGTGCACAGGTGGCCGAGCTCACGAAGCGCTTCCCCGTGTATCGCTGA
- a CDS encoding GspH/FimT family pseudopilin, with amino-acid sequence MRDVFECRCAGARGRRRCGGFLLVELLVVTALAASMGVAAAPMLGEWHARDRVDGAARALLASLRLARGEAIARGVRVVVCPLDGVPRCLPAGHACARGALGWSCGWAVVAEPGRTGQVLRMYRRAAGVSVAAALSQVEFTPPVGQVIGGFRKFEFAAAGAAAHGQNDRLRRCVRIAAGGRARLDRGGCEGGASV; translated from the coding sequence ATGCGAGACGTATTCGAGTGCAGGTGCGCAGGCGCGCGCGGTCGTAGGCGGTGCGGCGGGTTTTTGCTCGTCGAATTGCTCGTTGTCACGGCGCTCGCGGCGTCGATGGGCGTCGCGGCCGCACCGATGCTGGGCGAATGGCACGCGCGCGATCGTGTCGACGGCGCGGCCAGGGCGTTGCTCGCGAGCCTGAGGCTCGCACGCGGTGAGGCGATCGCGCGTGGGGTGCGCGTCGTCGTGTGTCCGCTCGACGGCGTGCCGCGCTGTTTGCCGGCCGGACATGCTTGCGCTCGTGGCGCGCTCGGCTGGTCTTGCGGCTGGGCCGTCGTCGCCGAGCCGGGGCGCACCGGCCAAGTGCTGCGTATGTATCGGCGCGCAGCAGGCGTCTCGGTGGCCGCTGCCTTGTCTCAAGTCGAATTTACGCCGCCTGTCGGGCAAGTGATCGGGGGCTTTCGCAAGTTCGAGTTCGCGGCCGCGGGGGCCGCCGCTCACGGGCAAAACGACCGGCTGCGCCGATGCGTCCGTATTGCTGCGGGTGGCCGGGCGCGGCTCGATCGCGGCGGCTGCGAAGGGGGCGCTTCGGTATGA
- the tolR gene encoding protein TolR — MAGSTNRSSMRGGRSRRAMADINVVPYIDVMLVLLVIFMVTAPLVAPSIVNLPTVGSAAPQQQTPPVVVNIRADGKMSVRYKDDAGGSEEQQMTRADLNSFVTEREVSHPDQPVVIAADKTVQYEAVMNVMSDLKARGVKRVGLLVKSQ, encoded by the coding sequence ATGGCCGGCTCCACCAACCGTTCCAGCATGCGCGGCGGGCGCTCGCGCCGCGCAATGGCCGACATCAACGTCGTCCCGTACATCGACGTCATGCTGGTCCTGCTCGTCATCTTCATGGTGACGGCGCCGCTCGTCGCACCCTCGATCGTGAATCTACCCACGGTCGGCAGCGCGGCGCCCCAGCAGCAAACACCCCCCGTCGTCGTCAACATTCGCGCCGACGGCAAGATGAGCGTGCGCTACAAGGACGATGCGGGCGGCTCCGAAGAACAGCAGATGACGCGCGCCGATCTGAACAGCTTCGTGACCGAGCGCGAGGTGTCGCATCCCGATCAGCCGGTCGTGATCGCCGCCGACAAGACCGTGCAGTACGAAGCGGTCATGAACGTCATGTCGGACTTGAAGGCGCGCGGCGTAAAGCGCGTGGGCCTGCTCGTCAAATCGCAATGA
- a CDS encoding phage holin family protein, with amino-acid sequence MPNDTHSPHASHGPLRRMIASVFALLHTRLELIGIELAEERERIIAVIFLGLVAVMFAMMALIGLTALIAVAFWDSYRLQVLAGITAVYAIGAVICAIRARSGLHAAPIVFEATLHEFEKDREMFREP; translated from the coding sequence ATGCCAAACGATACCCATTCGCCGCATGCCAGCCACGGGCCGTTGCGCCGCATGATCGCATCGGTGTTCGCGCTGCTTCATACGCGTCTCGAGTTGATCGGCATCGAGTTGGCCGAAGAGCGCGAGCGGATCATCGCCGTGATCTTCCTCGGGCTCGTTGCCGTCATGTTCGCGATGATGGCGCTCATCGGCTTGACCGCGCTGATCGCCGTCGCCTTCTGGGACAGCTACCGTTTGCAAGTACTGGCCGGCATCACGGCCGTCTATGCAATCGGCGCAGTGATCTGCGCGATTCGCGCGCGCAGCGGCTTGCATGCCGCACCGATCGTCTTCGAAGCCACGCTGCATGAATTCGAGAAGGACCGTGAGATGTTCCGCGAACCGTGA
- the tolQ gene encoding protein TolQ, with amino-acid sequence MNNAQDLSIVSLVLNASVLAQAVMGLLLLLSLMSWTFIFRKWFAIRRARAQTEQFERDFWSGGDLQALYQSAANNRHTIGGLERIFESGMREFLKGKERRITDPGAILDGARRAMRAAFQREMDVLEANLAFLASVGSVSPYIGLFGTVWGIMNAFRGLANVQQATLANVAPGIAEALTATAIGLFAAIPAVVAYNRYAHDIDRLAIRFETFIEEFSNILQRQAH; translated from the coding sequence ATGAACAACGCACAAGATTTGTCGATCGTTTCTCTCGTCCTCAATGCGAGTGTGCTCGCGCAGGCGGTGATGGGCCTGTTGCTGCTGCTGTCGCTGATGTCGTGGACGTTCATCTTCCGCAAGTGGTTTGCCATCCGGCGCGCGCGCGCGCAAACTGAACAATTCGAGCGCGATTTCTGGTCGGGCGGCGATTTGCAGGCGCTCTATCAAAGCGCGGCGAACAATCGCCACACGATCGGCGGGCTCGAACGGATTTTCGAGTCGGGCATGCGCGAATTCTTGAAAGGCAAGGAACGGCGGATCACCGATCCGGGCGCGATCCTCGACGGCGCGCGGCGTGCGATGCGCGCCGCCTTCCAACGCGAAATGGACGTGCTCGAGGCCAATCTCGCCTTCCTCGCCTCGGTGGGCTCGGTGAGCCCCTACATCGGCTTGTTCGGTACGGTTTGGGGGATCATGAACGCGTTCCGCGGCCTCGCGAACGTGCAGCAGGCGACACTCGCGAACGTCGCGCCCGGCATCGCCGAGGCGCTGACGGCAACGGCCATCGGCCTGTTCGCGGCGATCCCCGCCGTCGTCGCCTACAACCGCTACGCGCACGACATCGATCGCCTCGCGATCCGCTTCGAAACGTTCATCGAAGAATTTTCGAACATCTTGCAGCGCCAGGCGCATTAA
- a CDS encoding PilW family protein, translated as MRCRAVEHRRSQGPHGPRGQAGHVLLEWFIAAALGLVVLAGGLMLYQAQRETFARAADAARMREAGAAALTLVGEHIQMAGYAPIDQPALRARVTPGVFGCRSARPVGGGSDDELGCTVHPADRVDSDGLVVRYADDAVATWRGASGEPTDCLGQGVERHGEYAVIVNRFYVAQPSRRDAPELYCSGNGRARTPQPIVEGVDRMVLGYWLRGADAPIRARALAPMQWDDVVAVDLCVVLRGRSASGTRAFVDCDGRRVESPDGRQRLSLSRHLVLRNQEAAP; from the coding sequence ATGCGCTGCCGTGCAGTGGAGCATCGCAGGTCGCAAGGGCCGCACGGGCCGCGAGGGCAAGCGGGCCACGTGTTGCTCGAATGGTTCATTGCGGCTGCGCTGGGGCTCGTCGTGCTGGCGGGCGGGCTGATGCTCTATCAGGCGCAGCGTGAAACGTTCGCGCGAGCGGCCGACGCGGCGAGGATGCGGGAAGCCGGGGCGGCCGCGCTGACGCTCGTCGGGGAGCACATTCAAATGGCCGGGTATGCGCCTATCGATCAGCCGGCGCTGCGTGCTCGCGTGACGCCAGGCGTCTTCGGCTGTCGGTCCGCGCGGCCGGTGGGCGGCGGCTCGGATGACGAACTCGGCTGTACGGTGCATCCAGCGGATCGCGTGGACTCGGACGGTCTGGTCGTCCGCTACGCCGACGACGCGGTGGCGACATGGCGCGGTGCGTCCGGCGAACCGACCGATTGCTTGGGGCAAGGTGTGGAGCGCCACGGCGAGTATGCGGTGATCGTCAACCGGTTCTACGTCGCTCAACCTTCACGACGCGACGCGCCCGAGCTCTATTGCTCGGGCAACGGGCGCGCGCGCACGCCGCAGCCTATCGTCGAGGGTGTCGATCGCATGGTGCTCGGCTATTGGCTGCGCGGAGCCGATGCGCCGATTCGCGCTCGAGCGCTTGCGCCGATGCAATGGGACGACGTAGTGGCGGTCGATCTATGCGTCGTCTTACGTGGGCGGAGCGCTTCGGGCACGCGTGCGTTCGTCGATTGCGATGGGAGGCGGGTAGAGAGTCCGGACGGGCGGCAGAGGCTGTCGCTGTCGCGCCATCTCGTGCTGCGCAACCAGGAGGCGGCACCATGA
- the ybgC gene encoding tol-pal system-associated acyl-CoA thioesterase gives MNQPTSRRGVQFSFDWSIRVYYEDTDAGGIVFFANYLKFFERARTEWLRACGIDQHRLAQENGVVFIVSETAVQYRAPARLDEMLTIASRIERLGKASVEFVQEARRGDAVLAVGTIRVGCVELATLKPIALPVSVSDALRRDPRAFVEGVSTANV, from the coding sequence ATGAACCAGCCAACCAGCCGTCGCGGCGTGCAATTCAGCTTCGATTGGTCGATCCGCGTCTACTACGAAGACACCGATGCGGGCGGCATCGTCTTTTTCGCGAACTACCTCAAGTTCTTCGAGCGAGCGCGCACCGAATGGCTTCGGGCATGCGGCATCGATCAACACCGGCTCGCGCAAGAGAACGGCGTCGTCTTCATCGTCAGCGAAACGGCCGTGCAGTACCGCGCGCCGGCACGGCTCGACGAGATGCTCACGATCGCGAGCCGCATCGAGCGTCTCGGTAAAGCAAGCGTCGAGTTCGTCCAGGAAGCCCGGCGCGGCGACGCGGTGCTGGCCGTCGGCACGATTCGCGTCGGCTGCGTCGAGCTCGCCACGCTCAAGCCGATCGCTCTGCCCGTCTCCGTATCGGACGCATTGCGCCGCGACCCACGTGCATTTGTAGAGGGCGTGTCAACGGCAAACGTCTAA
- a CDS encoding type IV pilus modification PilV family protein: MIAVGQQASACEGSSLLEVLIALALLATSILGAAVAQLGALRDADVQTHREQAAWAAVSIAEAMRLPEVSSHVLTRSRAHAAAALPGARVSVVGEMGEMGGVGGAGDVGAVVVHWAQAPGALELARASGGDPCIVAGAGAGAHAHCIALPFANGR; encoded by the coding sequence ATGATCGCCGTCGGCCAGCAGGCGAGCGCGTGCGAAGGGTCTTCGTTGCTCGAAGTGCTCATTGCGCTTGCGTTGCTCGCCACCTCGATCCTCGGCGCCGCCGTGGCGCAGCTCGGGGCGTTGCGCGATGCCGATGTGCAGACGCATCGCGAACAGGCTGCATGGGCGGCCGTATCGATCGCCGAAGCCATGCGCTTGCCAGAGGTGTCTTCGCATGTGCTCACGCGTTCGCGAGCACATGCCGCGGCGGCCCTGCCCGGCGCGCGTGTATCGGTCGTCGGCGAAATGGGCGAAATGGGCGGCGTGGGTGGCGCGGGCGATGTGGGTGCCGTCGTCGTGCATTGGGCGCAGGCGCCGGGCGCGTTGGAACTGGCACGTGCGTCGGGCGGCGACCCTTGCATCGTCGCCGGCGCCGGCGCCGGCGCGCACGCGCATTGCATCGCGCTGCCCTTCGCGAACGGCCGGTGA
- a CDS encoding DUF3318 domain-containing protein — MRAVRKELLLLRADVERAEFAQARAELHRKFANLSWIKLLVPGLGGLRGKGSGRSVNATLSDWVLHHPLVSSLASFVLAKPLRATVAAGAKPLLKWGTMGAVAWTGLRAWSRFSRKRRGQTAADDANDHS, encoded by the coding sequence ATGCGTGCCGTCCGCAAGGAGTTGCTGTTGCTGCGCGCCGACGTCGAGCGCGCGGAGTTCGCCCAAGCACGTGCCGAGCTTCATCGAAAGTTCGCGAACCTCAGTTGGATCAAGCTGCTCGTGCCGGGGCTCGGCGGGCTGCGCGGCAAAGGCTCGGGCCGCAGCGTCAACGCGACGCTCAGCGACTGGGTTCTGCATCATCCGCTCGTCAGCTCGCTCGCTTCGTTCGTCTTGGCCAAGCCGTTACGCGCGACGGTGGCGGCCGGCGCCAAGCCGCTGCTCAAGTGGGGTACCATGGGGGCCGTCGCTTGGACGGGCCTGCGCGCGTGGAGCCGCTTCTCGCGCAAGCGGCGCGGACAAACGGCTGCGGATGATGCGAACGATCACTCGTAG